In Cryptococcus neoformans var. neoformans B-3501A chromosome 3, whole genome shotgun sequence, the DNA window GTAATAACAGTGGTAATAAAAGAGGTGTCTTGCTTAGAGCTCGCAACGGCCCATCTCCACTGTCTATCAaagccatcatccatcGATAAAACACAACGGGATTTAcatcaaaaaaaaaagaaaaaagaaatgtaTCATTCTTTTAATCTCTTTGATCTTTAGCAAATAACCATAGGAATCTCAAACAACACGATATCATAATACTCTGCCTCCATCACACTCGCCCACTCTCCACCGACATCATCTCCCATTGCTGATGAGGAGCCTTTTCCTTTACCCTTCCGGGCAGAAGAGTCGCGAGAAGAATTGTTGAGGTAAGCGTAATGGGTTGTTATGGATCGGAGAGTTTTCGCTGCCGTTTTGCGATCGGGCTACGGAGGCGGAGGAAACGAGAATGAGAGAAGTAGggcaagaaagaaagaaaagggttAGTAACCGTTTTTAGCAAGGAATACGAGTAGAAGCACGGAAGGAGACGTACTTTGATGATGACACCGGCGTAGTCTGCAGGTAAACCGTACCGGAGTACACTCTCAACAAAGAGACGGACTGTCTTGAGGTGTGCAAGGATTTGATAGGCCTCTGAAAAGTTTATTCTTGTCAAGCGTAACAGCCCAGTCTACGACCCAAGTGTGTCAGATGGGGACCCAAATGAcgttttcctctttttgaGGAGGCGGgagggatggggaggagaaagaaggcatACTCACCCAtaactccttctcctctatCTCCAGCTCTGCAAGCTGCCTCCTTTGCTTCTCAAGTGCCGAATCGTCCCAAGTAAAGTCTCTAACAATAAATCTGTCACCTAACATTAGTCTATGTGTCCCCTTTATTCACTGAAGGGatagagaaagaaaaaacttGCTTGTTTTCTCGACACTTGTGGATAAAATCGTCTCGGACCTTTTTAAATACGGTTACAGTCTGCAAAACATACTCATCATCCGAAGCGATTTGTCTGAACATTGTAGAAACAATATCGTCAGTCTCGCAGTTACAACATTTTCCCTGACAAAAACACTCACTGGGAGCTGCGGGGCACGACCATGCTTGTCAAACGTTCATACTTATTGGACCAGTCCTTTGCGAGGTTCCTGCCACGCTTCGTCAGATAAGAGCACGGATACGGATACGGTCCCTCCGCTCTCCCCCAACAGGTGTGAGGACTGAATGAAAAGACTCACTTTGGAACGGCGACGATAAGAGTTTCAAGATATTCGCTATCTTCTACCAGGTGCTCCTTCTTTACAATGTCCAGCAATGACCGTTGAGAAAGGTTACCACTTTTGTGACATTATCAGTGTGCGGCAGCCACAGCAATTGTTAGAGAGGGCAGTGACATACATTTGCTTTCGTTGAAGGGTTGTCAAGCCGCCCTTGGCAAGGTTATAAGATTgcgccttttccctttgcGTAGCTTCGATAACGGCCATCTCCTAAATAGCACACAGACCCCAAGTCCAGTCAGCCCTCAGTTTTAATCATTATTTATCACATTTCCAAATGCCATGCCAAAAAATCCAATCACAACTTACCTTACTTAACGCTCCAACGACTTCCGTCACCTTGCCTCCCTCACCCCACCTTCCTTTATCCCATTTGAACCCATCCCCTCCAGCCATCAAATACTCCTCCGCCGGACGGTCATTCACCCTCGCATGCTGTGCGATTTTGCCATTATCATTATCCACTAATGAACGGAGTTGGTCGAGCAGTTTGGAAGCAGTGGTTGTGAATGCAGAATCAATCTTGGGGAGAGAGTCAGAGAGGGTTAAGAGGGAAGATAGTGTTCCAGCCTAGTATTCCGTGGCGTTACTCCCATCATTAGTCACTTCTATCTACCTAATACATCCAATCTGCTAGCATCTTTGCGAAACGACGCACCTTGAGCTCGGGTATCTCCCATTTAGCAGCAAAGACGCCCGGGATCTCCTGCCTGACTTCGTTGAGCATGACATCGGGATCACCATCCTTGAGAGGGGCTGATATAAGCCAATAGCACAAATCAGAGGGCATCTCTTGGGTCTATCTGTAGGTTGCCGTTGCAGTCGTTGGTGTTGTTTattgagatggaggatCGATTCTGGATTAATACGTTGTGCTCGTCGGTTGGCTTGATTTACCTCCATTCACCGCTCGCTCGATAGCCCGTTGTTCCTAATGACGCGCCGCGCGCCTTGTTAGACATGCCTGTTGTTTTGTCAGAAGCATAGGCATGGTTGGAGAAGGCACGCGGCCTAGACCTCCACCATCGGCAAATGATCGACAGCGTCTCGCCGGGGGAGATCCGTCAGCGTCATCGGAAACGTATTTCATTTCAACAGACgctttttctttgttcGCTGTCACTTCTGCATACTCTTTCCTCTGCCATCTCTATCTTCCTAGCAGCACACCATGTGGTCGAGCATATCTCGAACATCAACCAGACTTTCAATTCTCCGGTCGACCCCACTCACCAACCATTGCCCACCaactcttccccttccccgcTCCAGGACCGcctttccaccctctcTGACTCGGTCCGCCCCCATCTCTCGTGCCCTCCACACCACCCGCCCCTCGTACGCAAAGTACGAGCGTTTCGACCAAAGACCGAGTTTTGGCGGATCCCCAGGTCCTAGTGGAGGCGGCCCCACACTTTGGCAGTATGTTAAACGGAGAATGGGAGGGGATAGAGCTGTGTGGGTCTatgggattgggattggtggtggaggtaTTTATTATGTGACCCAGTGAGTTGGTGCTTATCTGGTAACAACAAAATGAAAAGGCTTGCTTATGACACATTCCTTTCTTTGTTTAGTCTTGAACGAGTTCCCGAAACAGGAAGATTACGTTTCATAGATGTTGACGAAGCCCAAGAACGTGAACTGGGACGTCAAACCCAGCTCCAAACATTATCAGAATATGACCGcgccctcctccctcctaATCACCCGATAAGCAAACGGGTAAGGAAGGTTGCAACTCGTATCATCGAATCGAGTGGATTGGGCAGGGTCAAGTCGAGTGGAGAGATGGGTGCTATTGAGGGGACAGTGCCCGCTTGGGGTGGAGGAGTGGATGTGAAGGATATATTTatgggaggtggagagggtGGTAAGGAGgtgagggaagggaaagataCGGAATGGGAGGTATGTGTCTGAACCTAATCTAGCATATGCTTCCATATCTATCCTTGGCACTGGCTCATACTCGATTTTGATAGGTATATGTCATTGACGACAAGAAAACCAAGAACGCTTTCGTCCTCCCTGGTGGGAAGATCTTTGTCTTTACAGGTATCTTGCCCGTCAGTGCCAACGATGATGGATTGGCCACTGTTCTTGGGCACGAAATCGCGCATCAAGTGGCTAGGCATCCTGCGGAGAGGATGAGCTCTATGAAGGTTCTCTTTGCTCTTGGGCTTTTGTTGGAGACTCTTGGGCTTGATGTAGGTGTTAGTCGTCTACTCTTGACTTTTATGCTGCAGTAAGTTACATCAATCTCTTTTTTTCGTCTCATCTTGGATCCCAAATTGACGGTGCGTGTACTTGTTAGGTTGCCGAACTCGAGAAAGAATGAGAGTGAAGCCGACTTTATCGGTCTCCGTCTCATGTCGTACGTATACATCTCATTCCTTTCCGTTTCCCGTATATAATCGTCATTTATTATTTCCAAAATCTGAACTGACACATGAAttcccccctttccccgGTAAACTGGCAAACAGACGAGCGTGCTTCGATCCTACTGAATCTTCAAAAATGTGGCAACGCATGTCAGCTTCCGAAGGCGGTAAAGGCCTGTCAGTCGACTTTCTTTCTACTCACCCAGCCAATGCGAAACGTATAAAGCAGCTTGAGAATTGGATGCCCGAGGTAAGCCCCTTgcttcccctcctccatcaatCCTGTCCTTCcacccttcccttcccgcCGTTACATGTGAGCTAATCATCCAATTCATCTCATTCTTTTTAACACATGCAAAAAACCAACAGGCACAACAAATTAGAGCTGCAAGTCCTTGCGGAACAACGTCGGACAATTTCAATGGATTCTTAGATGCTGTTAACCCTAATGGGGGAACTTATGGCTCAAGACTTTGGTAAAGTAAGGGGGTATATATCCAGTTGGGCGGGAAGTCATTGGGAACTGAGGGGAGAAAAATCCTGATCCCGTATTAGTATAAAGGTGTAAACGGTATAATAGCATGCAGCATGATAATGTGTGATCGGTGGCaatctttctccttccttaGTTATGTATCAAGGTTGTCAACAGACACCATCAGTGATAactccatctcatccagCGCTGCAATGTCTCCAGGTCCAGAATTTTCCATCTATTTTTTATGCATAGTATGATGTCATGATCGGCGCTGTGTGTCTCCATAGTTACTTCACATCAACAAAACCCGTGATGTGGGTGTATGTACTATGGGGATATACTTTCTCAGTCATAGGcgggcgaagaagaagcagcgCAGCACCACatgaaagaaagaaaaaaagaaaaagattgACCGGTTAGTTTGTCCGCTGGATGATTTTTCAGCGGAttccccttcctttttgGTGTTCTTATCTTACTCATAGGAACAGTGGGCCGCCCTATGTAGATTATTATTCAATACGAAAGGGCGGCTGCGAAGTGATATAAAAAACGGCTTCGACTGACAGTAGAAGAACGAACGTTTCCCATCTCAATTATTCGCCCGCCGGAAGCGTATCacacttcctcctcccctttcGAGTCGAGCTTTCGGTCCGAACCGATCAACGACGCATTTTAGCCTCCACTTATCCTATCCCAGCAGTTTATCCACTCCTATTCTCGCTCTTATTCATAcatctctcatccatctttcctGCTTTGTATATACCTTTGATCGTTTTTGATATCTTCACCTCATTTCTCTTACTCTTACGCtccacaacaacaaaaatACCAAAGTAAAATACAAAACAATGGTGCATCAACCCGACAATCCGCCTGTCGCGTCCACCGAGTCTGGCGGACCAGCGACGAGCCCAACCTTGGAGGAGAGGCCTCATGATTTCCGCTATGAGGTGTGTTCGTTCTCTGGACAATgagaggaaaaggggaGAAATGTCAGAGCTGATAAGCAACTAATTGACAGATCGTCCAAGGATACTTTATCCAGAACGGGCCTCAACCCAAGCATATCAAGTTTGAAGACCTTGTAAGCTTTGCTCGCACCATCCCCACCTCTCTTTACACTAAAGGCCCCACCCATTATCACTGTCAACTTGAACCTTCTGCTCTATGGATGTGGCTGACAGTCACTCTATGATTATTTGCTATATTGCTGTATGTTTTTAGCTGAAGAGAAGCTTTGGATTAATCGATACTAGTCCCGAGAGATGGAACAAGCTCAAAGCGTCGATCAAAAAGTTACAAGATCAAGCGCCCGAGGGTGTTTACTACAAGGTAATGTTCCTTGGTTAGTGACTCCTTTTTTTGGATGGCATGTCATGTCATCTTGGAAATAAACTGGGGCTGAAGCGTGGCTATGATAGCGAGACACGGCCAAGGATGGCATAACTTTGGTTCTGCCAAGCACGGCTTAGACGTAAGTCTAGTATTTTGCAAAATCAACTATTCTTATCTAACACCTCACTTTTTTGACTTGATGCATTACCAGAAATGGGAAGAGTACTGGACCTATCTCAACAACGACGATCAAATCACCTGGGGTCCCGACCCCGAACTAACACCCTTGGGGAAATCCCAAGCCCAAGCTGTAAACCGTTGCTGGGTGGCCGAAGCTCCCTTGGGCGCACCAATCAAGtcagaagagatgagatggtaCGTCTCCCCGATGATAAGGACGGGTCAAACgttggaagagagttgGGGGGCGTTGCTGGGGAGGGCGCCGGAAGTTTGGGAAGATTGGAGGGAGGTGTATGGCGGGCATACTTGTGATAAGCGGTCGACCAAGGTGAGTcacttcctctctctctcgcattctttttctttctttccctttcctttgtACCGTCTTattctctccctctcgctCTTTTTCCATTCATTATCGCACAAGATGCATCGGACTAATCGTGGAAATAGACTATATTACAGAAAAGGTTCCCCTACTTTAAGATCGAAGAAGGGTTaacggaagaagatgagctaTGGAAGGCGGACGATCGAGAGACAGACGCGCATATGCAGATGAGGGCACAAAGGGCCATGGATAGATTGTTCGGTAAAGATGGTGCAAAAGAGACTTGTAGGTGTCCCATCCAGCATGCCTGATCCACCTGGGGCGGAACAGGGATATCCCTTACTAATGGCGGTTCTAAAATACTATTTTAGATATCTCCCTAACGGCTCACTCTGCAATTTTGCGCAACTTGCTTGCAGTACTTCACCATCAGGCGTATCCATTAGCTACGGGGGAGATGATCCCTGTTGTGGTCAAGGCTACCCAATTAAGAGCCGATTCGTAATTTGTCCCATCAGAAAACTGCGACTTTTTTTAGCTCGAACTGGATAGATCAAAATTGGATGGGTTTGGTTCGACGAAATACAATTTTTCTGGTTGATGCATCCAGGTGCACACATGTTAATATACTTTGTACATTTTGGAGGGCCCCCCCCTTTCcgttcctttccttccctaATCAAATTTCATTCACTCTTTTCGCTTAGCGATCGTAACCCTTACAGCTCTATGATCACTCCACCTCCCATTCCAACCCTCCATATCCCCTTCCACCCAGTTATCCACACACGCATACCTCACAACCGTCCATCCACCTCTTGATTTTCCTCGTTTGGAGGGATCATTACTGTCCACCTCGGCACCGAGCATGACGAAATCGATTCTTGTGGCATTTCGAGCGCCGGGAGGGGCGAAATCAGTGTATGTCAGATGGGGGCCGTAAGGGCGGGTTTGGAGAGGGATGATGGTTGAGAAAgcagaagcggaagaagaggaggaggtgagAAGGTTAGTGAAGCTGTCAAGGAAGGTAAATGATGGTTGGCCAGAGGGTAAGGGATGGAGGGAGGTGATATTCTTGTATCCATCCTCTTGCGGCGGTGAGTCTTGAAATTGAATGTTAGCAATCAGCGTCACCCTGCAATCGATTTGATCAACCTACTGAAATCACCAAAAAAGACCACTGGTGCCACCACAGGTGGCTTCTCCTTTCGCTCGACATCATGTACCCAATGCCAAATTGCAGATCTGATTAAGAGACTACTTTCCGCTCTAGCTCTCACTCCCAAATGATCATAGTGGGTGTTGACAGCATGAACCAGCTCTCCACCTTTGTCCTTGTTTTTGTAGCGGAGAGTCAGAAGAGTCGCAATGCGAGGTAAAGCCTGATTTTGGCCAGTCAAAAAGATGACAAGTTACCGTTTGATCAACCAAAAATCATGCGAAAAAGCGATAGTGACGTACAGCATCCCAGCCCTTGGATCCAGGGACATTGGGTGTGCGGGATAACCACATTGTACCCCACCTTACCAGTTCGAATTTGGTACGATCGAAAAAGATGGGACTATACTCCCCGCCTTGCTTGCCGTCATCGCGGCCTGAACCTACGTGCGAGTACGTCTCGCCCAAAAGTTCCTGCAAGTCTTCAAGTTGATCATGGAAGACTTCCTTTGTATATGCACAAAGTCAGTATTCCCACTGAAATGGTAAACCAACTACCGCGAGGGGATGGCTGCTCACCTGACAGCCGAGGATATCGAGTGGGCCTGTGGATAAAAGCGCATCGACCAAACGGGATTTACGTTCTGACCACGGTTTCTCGGCGAATACGTTTTTGGGATCAGCTGGGGGGGACCACTGATGGCCGTTTCTCCTGTACAGGACAAAGTCAGTGATCGTGCAATTGTTCAGAGCGACTCCGGTATCCAATCTGATGACGAGCGTACACGTTTACGGTTGCGATGTGGATCTGTTCAAGAGGGCTTTCTTGGGAGAAATGTC includes these proteins:
- a CDS encoding hypothetical protein (HMMPfam hit to V-ATPase_C, V-ATPase subunit C, score: 263.8, E(): 2.9e-76), whose amino-acid sequence is MPSDLCYWLISAPLKDGDPDVMLNEVRQEIPGVFAAKWEIPELKAGTLSSLLTLSDSLPKIDSAFTTTASKLLDQLRSLVDNDNGKIAQHARVNDRPAEEYLMAGGDGFKWDKGRWGEGGKVTEVVGALSKEMAVIEATQREKAQSYNLAKGGLTTLQRKQIGNLSQRSLLDIVKKEHLVEDSEYLETLIVAVPKNLAKDWSNKYERLTSMVVPRSSQQIASDDEYVLQTVTVFKKVRDDFIHKCRENKFIVRDFTWDDSALEKQRRQLAELEIEEKELWTGLLRLTRINFSEAYQILAHLKTVRLFVESVLRYGLPADYAGVIIKPDRKTAAKTLRSITTHYAYLNNSSRDSSARKGKGKGSSSAMGDDVGGEWASVMEAEYYDIVLFEIPMVIC
- a CDS encoding hypothetical protein (HMMPfam hit to Peptidase_M48, Peptidase family M48, score: 150.7, E(): 3.1e-42), translating into MWSSISRTSTRLSILRSTPLTNHCPPTLPLPRSRTAFPPSLTRSAPISRALHTTRPSYAKYERFDQRPSFGGSPGPSGGGPTLWQYVKRRMGGDRAVWVYGIGIGGGGIYYVTHLERVPETGRLRFIDVDEAQERELGRQTQLQTLSEYDRALLPPNHPISKRVRKVATRIIESSGLGRVKSSGEMGAIEGTVPAWGGGVDVKDIFMGGGEGGKEVREGKDTEWEVYVIDDKKTKNAFVLPGGKIFVFTGILPVSANDDGLATVLGHEIAHQVARHPAERMSSMKVLFALGLLLETLGLDVGVSRLLLTFMLQLPNSRKNESEADFIGLRLMSRACFDPTESSKMWQRMSASEGGKGLSVDFLSTHPANAKRIKQLENWMPEAQQIRAASPCGTTSDNFNGFLDAVNPNGGTYGSRLW
- a CDS encoding hypothetical protein (Match to ESTs gb|CF193224.1|CF193224, gb|CF192068.1|CF192068), with product MVSRPENSNLGHFSQESPLEQIHIATVNVRNGHQWSPPADPKNVFAEKPWSERKSRLVDALLSTGPLDILGCQEVFHDQLEDLQELLGETYSHVGSGRDDGKQGGEYSPIFFDRTKFELVRWGTMWLSRTPNVPGSKGWDAALPRIATLLTLRYKNKDKGGELVHAVNTHYDHLGVRARAESSLLIRSAIWHWVHDVERKEKPPVVAPVVFFGDFNSPPQEDGYKNITSLHPLPSGQPSFTFLDSFTNLLTSSSSSASAFSTIIPLQTRPYGPHLTYTDFAPPGARNATRIDFVMLGAEVDSNDPSKRGKSRGGWTVVRYACVDNWVEGDMEGWNGRWSDHRAVRVTIAKRKE